One window of the Leptospira ryugenii genome contains the following:
- a CDS encoding LptA/OstA family protein, producing MKECLLIIFFALSIKPIIAEVSLEPPILFGSEDLFYQEKWVDPNIPEKGKKKSQIPVMWGGNSLTQEEKLINGFQMKTFILGGGAYITHKNIQLIAREIEIIGEDALLGNLKGQVQVEDRENGATLIASKGHYDKIAGTVTLENSPTLIHKKDNKIVKIQCESIVRYLDDAKTVLSGKVVVTSSDFRVFGEDAVFYEKEDRIDLSNEPFLFSENRFIQGKTLSYFVKEGSIVLEGDASIYQVSYENNQKRIADEKKKEKQSQSNKTEKKDEEKLRIVTIFSGNQLRHKNRSGSEDAYTSMNGNAFMFRSDSEFKADEIQSKNNNQLILSKGQVSFLDKKNAYQMEGGYLEYDKTKGYSYLSEKPKILFLDEKTLTEKGNLTAVFIERFEEKKEAVARGDVQIQTQSSQATGEYATYYEKENRLELEGNPNLIKDKTKVSAGRIIIYPNEDRAILTDGLKVIGNDPKN from the coding sequence ATGAAAGAATGTTTGCTTATCATTTTTTTTGCATTGAGTATAAAACCTATCATTGCTGAGGTAAGTTTGGAACCACCCATTTTATTTGGCTCCGAGGATTTGTTTTACCAAGAGAAGTGGGTTGACCCAAATATTCCAGAAAAAGGCAAGAAAAAAAGCCAAATTCCTGTTATGTGGGGAGGTAACTCATTAACCCAAGAAGAAAAGCTTATCAACGGGTTCCAAATGAAAACGTTCATTTTGGGAGGCGGAGCCTATATTACACATAAAAATATACAACTAATAGCTAGAGAGATCGAAATTATTGGTGAAGATGCTTTATTAGGTAATTTGAAAGGGCAAGTGCAAGTAGAAGACCGCGAAAATGGTGCGACTTTAATTGCGAGTAAAGGCCATTACGATAAAATAGCTGGTACTGTTACTCTAGAAAATTCGCCAACACTCATCCATAAAAAAGACAATAAAATAGTTAAGATTCAATGTGAAAGCATAGTTCGATACCTAGACGATGCCAAGACAGTCTTGAGTGGTAAGGTAGTTGTTACATCCAGCGACTTTCGAGTATTTGGTGAAGATGCAGTTTTTTATGAGAAAGAAGATAGAATTGATTTGTCAAATGAGCCTTTTTTGTTTTCGGAAAATCGTTTTATCCAAGGCAAAACTCTATCATATTTCGTAAAGGAAGGAAGTATTGTTTTAGAAGGTGATGCATCTATTTACCAGGTGAGTTACGAAAATAATCAGAAAAGAATTGCTGATGAAAAGAAAAAGGAAAAACAGAGCCAAAGCAATAAGACTGAGAAAAAGGATGAGGAAAAGCTTCGCATTGTAACAATTTTTAGCGGGAATCAATTGCGGCATAAAAATCGCTCCGGAAGTGAGGATGCCTATACCTCAATGAATGGTAATGCATTTATGTTCAGGTCTGACTCAGAGTTCAAAGCAGACGAAATACAAAGCAAAAATAATAACCAATTGATCCTTTCCAAAGGCCAGGTCTCCTTCTTAGATAAAAAAAACGCTTACCAAATGGAAGGAGGATACCTAGAGTATGACAAGACAAAAGGGTATAGTTATTTGTCGGAAAAACCCAAAATTTTATTTTTAGATGAAAAGACTCTAACCGAAAAGGGAAACTTAACTGCGGTTTTCATAGAACGATTTGAAGAAAAAAAGGAAGCGGTAGCGCGGGGCGATGTACAAATCCAAACACAAAGTTCGCAGGCTACAGGTGAGTATGCTACTTATTATGAAAAAGAAAATCGTTTAGAGCTAGAAGGTAACCCAAATCTAATTAAAGACAAGACAAAAGTTTCCGCAGGCAGAATCATAATCTATCCGAATGAGGATCGTGCAATTTTAACCGATGGTTTAAAAGTGATAGGAAATGACCCGAAAAATTAA
- the kdsA gene encoding 3-deoxy-8-phosphooctulonate synthase, which yields MKDLVSEREFFGRKIGGRSPLFLISGPCVMENQDLLDRVCGEMKEICEELNIVYIFKSSFDKANRSSIGSYRGPGIEEGRRLLDFIKNKYNLPVLTDIHETIQVDPLKDTVDIYQIPAFLCRQTDLIAKAASTGKWVNVKKGQFMAPEDTRHIKTKIQESGSEKYLVTERGASFGYGNLVFDLRAIPMIHKYDIPLIFDGTHSAQLPGAAGNITGGLREFIPHMMRGAVSVGVEGLFMEVHPDPEKALSDATTQYPLGQVKKLLKQLLELDRFVKNEVLES from the coding sequence ATGAAAGATTTAGTATCGGAAAGAGAGTTTTTTGGAAGAAAGATAGGTGGTCGCTCCCCATTATTTTTGATTTCGGGTCCCTGTGTAATGGAAAACCAAGACCTGTTAGATAGAGTTTGTGGTGAAATGAAGGAAATTTGTGAAGAGTTAAATATTGTTTATATATTTAAATCTTCCTTTGATAAAGCAAATCGATCTTCTATCGGATCTTATCGGGGTCCAGGCATTGAAGAAGGTAGAAGGCTTTTGGACTTTATTAAAAACAAATACAATCTTCCTGTATTGACTGATATCCATGAAACCATTCAGGTAGATCCATTAAAAGATACAGTAGACATTTACCAAATTCCAGCCTTTTTGTGTCGTCAAACAGATCTTATAGCAAAAGCAGCAAGCACAGGTAAATGGGTAAATGTGAAAAAAGGTCAATTTATGGCACCAGAAGATACGCGCCATATAAAGACTAAAATTCAAGAATCAGGCTCAGAGAAATATCTAGTAACAGAACGAGGAGCAAGTTTTGGATATGGAAATTTAGTCTTTGACCTAAGGGCAATTCCAATGATCCATAAGTATGATATACCGCTCATTTTTGATGGCACACATTCTGCCCAGTTGCCTGGAGCCGCAGGAAATATCACAGGGGGTTTGCGTGAATTTATCCCTCATATGATGCGCGGGGCAGTATCGGTAGGGGTGGAAGGATTGTTTATGGAAGTGCACCCAGACCCGGAAAAGGCCTTGAGTGATGCTACGACACAGTATCCATTGGGTCAGGTAAAAAAGTTACTGAAACAACTTCTAGAATTGGATCGATTTGTAAAGAATGAGGTATTGGAGTCTTAG
- a CDS encoding HPr family phosphocarrier protein — translation MKQIQLKIKDESSGLHARPASLFVKVASSFPCDIFVIKDEIEVNGKSIMGLMMLALGAGVTFAVKADGAKEEEALAALEKLVESNFELDVPK, via the coding sequence TTGAAACAAATCCAGCTAAAGATTAAAGACGAAAGTTCTGGTTTGCATGCAAGACCAGCTTCTTTATTTGTAAAGGTAGCTTCTTCTTTTCCTTGTGATATATTTGTGATCAAAGATGAGATTGAGGTCAATGGTAAATCCATAATGGGTTTAATGATGTTGGCGCTCGGAGCTGGAGTTACCTTTGCGGTAAAAGCGGACGGTGCCAAAGAAGAAGAGGCATTGGCAGCATTGGAAAAATTGGTTGAAAGTAACTTTGAACTAGATGTTCCGAAATAA
- a CDS encoding LIC_11548 family sensor histidine kinase — protein MFRNKLNLKISDESRYYLRDIFIFTFTILLSIFFAEMFFFQKEDEVPLAAKLDTYLFLLIPFFIFSLIVSYVYRNKRNLETGKIRSSIRYRLTLAFLFVALVPSIPIFLLTSNLTGRIIESFYRVDISNALKSSADLIRTTEEVTKENLKSKALVFLKNVKLTNKDANFIFGQAVKEGLFEKDRYYLSFVENDSVRFESKGLYKDVSEEDFEQTTCGDLICSEAKLYKEDISYYLLKLSLGQNVFLYLGERMHVGVETDVFNIMKATQTYDTVSLWKEKIPYSVRLIIGIFSFLMFLISILFSFIFARKISRPIINLANATKKVSLGESDVKIEMREEGEMGILIDSFNQMVSDLNSKNEELMHIQRIAAWKEVAQRMAHEIKNPLTPIQLSAERIQRKFKNTNPENLEGIVKDATETIIGQVRVLEHLVKEFSEFARMPVPVLINQQINPILEEAALLFKESTEIEFELRLAEVLPEVFVDKRLFLGVINNLLKNAVEAIQGEGNQPDAVEYWTPKQKKITIQSKLKRKALRKFIVIEIDDSGPGLKPELREKIFEPYFSTKENHGSGIGLAVVQKTIIDHHGHISVNDSKLGGCKFTIELPLSA, from the coding sequence ATGTTCCGAAATAAATTGAATTTAAAAATTTCCGATGAATCTCGGTATTACCTACGAGATATTTTCATTTTTACATTTACGATTTTACTTTCGATTTTCTTTGCGGAAATGTTCTTTTTCCAAAAAGAAGATGAAGTTCCTTTAGCTGCAAAGCTTGATACGTATCTCTTTTTATTAATTCCTTTTTTTATTTTTTCACTGATTGTTAGCTATGTATACAGAAACAAAAGAAATTTAGAAACAGGAAAAATCCGAAGTTCCATTCGATACAGGCTAACATTGGCTTTTTTGTTTGTTGCACTTGTTCCTTCGATTCCTATATTCCTACTTACTTCCAATTTAACAGGAAGGATTATTGAAAGTTTCTACCGAGTTGATATTTCAAATGCATTAAAATCATCAGCAGATCTCATCCGAACAACAGAAGAAGTTACCAAAGAGAATTTAAAATCTAAAGCCTTAGTATTTTTAAAGAATGTAAAATTGACTAACAAAGACGCCAATTTCATCTTTGGACAAGCGGTCAAGGAAGGTCTTTTTGAAAAAGACCGATATTATCTTAGTTTTGTGGAAAATGATTCTGTAAGATTTGAATCCAAAGGATTGTATAAGGATGTCTCTGAGGAAGATTTTGAACAAACAACATGTGGTGATCTTATTTGTTCCGAAGCAAAACTGTACAAAGAAGATATATCTTATTATCTACTTAAACTTTCATTGGGACAAAACGTGTTTCTATATCTAGGTGAGCGTATGCATGTAGGTGTTGAGACTGATGTCTTTAATATTATGAAAGCAACACAAACCTATGATACTGTGAGCTTATGGAAGGAAAAGATACCCTATAGCGTTCGGTTGATTATCGGTATTTTCTCTTTTTTAATGTTTTTGATTTCTATTCTTTTTTCATTCATTTTTGCAAGGAAGATCTCGCGTCCAATCATCAATTTGGCAAATGCGACAAAGAAGGTATCCTTAGGAGAATCTGACGTTAAAATTGAGATGAGAGAAGAAGGAGAGATGGGCATACTCATTGATTCTTTTAACCAAATGGTTTCAGATTTGAATTCTAAGAATGAGGAACTAATGCACATCCAAAGGATAGCTGCTTGGAAAGAAGTAGCACAAAGAATGGCGCATGAGATCAAAAATCCTCTCACACCCATTCAGCTATCAGCGGAACGCATCCAACGTAAATTTAAAAATACCAACCCAGAGAATCTTGAGGGAATCGTGAAAGATGCAACAGAAACTATCATTGGGCAGGTGAGAGTTCTAGAACATCTCGTGAAGGAATTCAGTGAGTTTGCTCGAATGCCTGTTCCTGTCCTCATCAACCAACAGATCAATCCGATTTTGGAAGAGGCTGCATTATTATTCAAAGAGTCGACAGAAATAGAATTTGAGCTTAGATTAGCTGAAGTTTTGCCTGAAGTCTTTGTGGATAAAAGATTGTTTTTAGGTGTGATCAACAATCTATTAAAGAATGCAGTGGAAGCGATCCAAGGCGAAGGGAACCAGCCTGACGCAGTGGAATACTGGACTCCGAAACAAAAAAAGATTACCATCCAGAGTAAGTTGAAAAGAAAGGCACTTCGAAAATTTATTGTGATCGAGATCGATGATTCGGGCCCAGGTCTGAAGCCTGAATTACGCGAAAAAATATTTGAACCTTATTTTTCCACGAAGGAAAACCATGGATCTGGGATAGGTTTGGCTGTTGTCCAAAAAACGATCATCGACCACCATGGACATATTAGTGTCAACGATTCCAAATTGGGTGGCTGCAAGTTTACGATCGAACTTCCGCTAAGTGCTTAG
- the lptB gene encoding LPS export ABC transporter ATP-binding protein, with protein MENLVKIYNKRKVVDGVSFYIRKGEIVGLLGPNGAGKTTSFYMSVGFVTPDEGTVFIDDNDLTKAPMHIRARMGVGYLAQEASIFRKLTVAENLEAILETMNLPREEIVRRRDALLMELQIMRVANQKGYTLSGGERRRCEIARALVTNPDFILLDEPFAGVDPIAVKDIQNVIQSLKERGLGILITDHNVRETLKITDRAYIMYSGKILISGTANDLINDPETRRIYLGEDFTL; from the coding sequence ATGGAGAATCTTGTTAAGATCTACAACAAACGAAAGGTTGTAGATGGGGTGAGTTTTTACATCCGCAAGGGTGAAATTGTCGGTCTTTTAGGTCCAAATGGAGCGGGCAAAACTACTTCGTTTTACATGAGCGTAGGCTTTGTTACTCCAGACGAGGGAACTGTTTTCATCGATGATAATGATCTAACAAAAGCACCAATGCATATCAGAGCGAGGATGGGTGTTGGTTATTTGGCCCAAGAAGCATCTATCTTTCGAAAGTTAACAGTAGCAGAAAATTTAGAGGCAATATTAGAAACTATGAATCTTCCCAGAGAAGAGATAGTCCGAAGAAGGGATGCTCTTCTAATGGAATTGCAAATTATGCGAGTGGCAAACCAAAAAGGCTACACTCTTTCTGGTGGCGAAAGGCGTCGATGTGAGATCGCAAGAGCACTCGTTACAAATCCCGACTTTATTTTGTTAGATGAGCCTTTTGCAGGAGTTGACCCGATTGCAGTGAAGGACATACAAAACGTAATACAATCTTTAAAAGAACGAGGATTGGGAATCCTGATTACCGACCATAATGTGCGCGAAACTCTAAAAATTACAGATCGGGCTTATATTATGTATAGTGGCAAAATCCTTATTTCTGGGACAGCCAATGATCTGATCAATGATCCTGAAACAAGACGAATCTACTTGGGAGAGGATTTTACTCTTTAA
- the hprK gene encoding HPr(Ser) kinase/phosphatase: MPVPGITVEAILRDHEDLKLTLLTGESGLANRITNSEINRPGLSLTGFFDFFANDRIQIFGKGEWAYLNSLPLDQLNEITEKFFQFHLNCIIYTHGNEPQKQFVSMANQKGIPLFVTPISTHRFITLISQILDRALAPRTMRHGVLIEVFGIGTLLTGKSGVGKSETALELIERGHRLVADDMVEIRRLSESYLIGSCSDLLRHHMEIRGLGILNIKDLFGVGSVRDHKLIELIISLREWEEDGDYERTGIEQRTEEILNVPIPLIEIPVKPGRNIPIIVETAAMNQRLRKMGKNSAKEFSNKLTNYIQQSKIETNPAKD, from the coding sequence ATGCCTGTACCTGGGATTACTGTTGAAGCCATTCTTCGAGACCATGAAGATTTAAAGTTAACTCTCCTTACGGGTGAGTCTGGTTTAGCCAATCGTATTACAAATTCTGAAATCAATAGACCTGGACTTTCTTTGACAGGTTTCTTTGACTTCTTTGCCAATGACCGCATTCAAATCTTTGGTAAAGGGGAGTGGGCTTATCTTAATTCTTTACCTTTAGATCAACTTAATGAGATCACGGAAAAGTTCTTCCAGTTCCATTTGAATTGCATCATCTATACACACGGAAATGAACCCCAGAAACAATTTGTTTCGATGGCAAACCAAAAAGGTATCCCCCTATTTGTTACACCTATTTCCACGCATCGTTTCATCACATTGATTTCACAAATCTTAGACCGAGCACTGGCACCGAGAACCATGCGTCATGGAGTACTCATAGAAGTATTTGGCATTGGTACGCTCCTAACAGGTAAATCAGGAGTGGGCAAGAGTGAGACGGCTCTTGAATTGATCGAACGTGGACACAGGCTTGTAGCTGATGATATGGTGGAAATCCGTCGTTTGAGTGAGAGTTATCTCATAGGTTCTTGTTCTGATTTACTTAGACACCATATGGAGATAAGGGGTTTAGGCATTTTAAACATCAAAGATTTGTTTGGTGTTGGCAGTGTTCGGGACCATAAATTGATTGAACTTATCATTAGCCTGAGAGAATGGGAAGAAGACGGCGACTATGAACGCACGGGCATTGAGCAAAGGACGGAGGAAATTTTGAATGTTCCCATTCCTCTCATTGAAATCCCTGTAAAACCAGGAAGAAACATTCCCATCATCGTGGAAACAGCAGCCATGAACCAGAGACTTCGGAAAATGGGGAAGAATAGTGCCAAAGAATTTTCTAATAAACTAACGAATTACATTCAGCAGAGTAAAATTGAAACAAATCCAGCTAAAGATTAA
- the lptC gene encoding LPS export ABC transporter periplasmic protein LptC produces the protein MWKHFLLLLFFVFISCNEKKYLRIEEEKESGSMVSMRDFSRVSYSKEGDLEWKLMGEESYIYPTENKTIVYGFEFYQYENGKYKSYLTGNRGEIDHSSKSVTLEGDVKLRTEEGRTLQSELLNYNLDEKTLSTDSEVVIYSDGTTIRGKGLRADKGLNKYTIIKPSAITVGGTNPLKEK, from the coding sequence ATGTGGAAACACTTTCTATTGCTACTTTTTTTCGTTTTCATTTCTTGTAATGAAAAGAAGTACCTTCGCATAGAAGAAGAAAAGGAATCAGGTTCTATGGTTTCCATGCGTGATTTTTCTCGCGTGTCCTATTCAAAAGAAGGAGATTTGGAATGGAAGTTGATGGGTGAAGAATCCTACATTTACCCAACGGAGAACAAAACCATAGTATATGGCTTTGAGTTCTATCAATATGAGAATGGAAAGTATAAGTCCTACCTTACTGGAAACCGAGGAGAAATCGACCATAGCTCAAAATCGGTGACTTTAGAAGGGGATGTAAAATTAAGAACAGAAGAGGGCAGAACACTCCAATCGGAACTTTTGAATTACAATCTAGATGAAAAGACTCTGTCCACCGATTCTGAAGTAGTCATCTATTCGGATGGAACCACAATCCGAGGGAAAGGACTCAGGGCTGACAAAGGCTTAAACAAATACACCATTATTAAACCAAGCGCAATTACGGTTGGCGGAACCAATCCTTTAAAAGAAAAATGA
- the rpoN gene encoding RNA polymerase factor sigma-54 — protein sequence MKLGNTITQRQTQKLIMTQDLRQSIELLSLSTLELSDKIQNELLENPMLEELGVDEKQKMPELFSIEEVKRIEKLNHEKSTDINWQESYSIDGPGRLNQEASDRNQKYIESTTKGISLEDHLLSQLRLMDLSKQEFQIAEVLVSMIDEQGFIKEDLAILAKEMNLPFSKIKKVIQLIHELDPIGIGAKDVQETLLVQAKILYPNNDVLYQLISDSLGDLEKFDYKKIAKSLRVTEDDVISLARLMKKLEPYPATLYQGKKVDYVVPDVVVKQIGSEFNIFINDEWLPKLSIQDEYKELLNTKLPPTEKEYFQTKYSSAQWLIRSIQQRRHTLQRVVSSIIDFQIDFFRGGIGFIKPLTLKEIAEKLNLHESTISRITTNKYIQTNWGIFELKWFFSSGVKSLEGGKESSKKIHEIIRNLVKDEDEKNPLSDQDIVDLMEKKGIEIARRTVAKYRKVLKILPSNQRKKIGTHKG from the coding sequence ATGAAGCTCGGCAATACGATAACTCAGAGGCAAACCCAAAAGTTGATCATGACGCAAGATTTGCGTCAATCAATTGAGCTGTTATCCCTTTCTACTCTTGAGTTGTCCGATAAAATTCAAAATGAACTCCTTGAGAATCCTATGTTAGAAGAACTTGGAGTCGATGAAAAACAAAAAATGCCCGAATTGTTTTCCATCGAAGAAGTAAAACGAATAGAGAAGTTAAACCACGAAAAAAGCACTGATATTAACTGGCAAGAGTCTTACTCTATAGATGGACCTGGTCGTCTCAACCAAGAAGCAAGCGACAGAAACCAAAAATACATAGAGTCTACAACGAAAGGTATATCTTTGGAAGATCACCTACTATCTCAATTGAGATTGATGGATCTAAGCAAGCAGGAGTTTCAAATTGCCGAAGTTCTTGTTTCCATGATCGACGAACAAGGTTTTATAAAAGAAGATTTAGCCATTTTAGCAAAGGAAATGAATCTTCCTTTTTCAAAAATAAAAAAAGTAATCCAGTTGATCCACGAGTTGGATCCAATCGGTATTGGCGCAAAAGATGTGCAAGAAACACTTTTGGTACAGGCAAAAATCCTATACCCAAACAATGATGTTCTCTATCAATTGATATCAGATTCACTGGGAGACCTTGAGAAGTTTGATTATAAAAAAATAGCAAAGAGTTTGAGAGTCACTGAAGACGATGTTATTTCGCTTGCACGTTTGATGAAAAAATTGGAGCCATATCCAGCTACTCTTTACCAAGGCAAAAAAGTTGACTATGTCGTACCTGATGTTGTTGTGAAGCAGATTGGATCAGAATTTAATATATTTATAAATGATGAATGGCTACCAAAGTTATCGATACAGGATGAATATAAAGAGCTTCTAAACACAAAATTGCCTCCAACTGAGAAAGAATACTTTCAGACAAAGTACAGCTCGGCACAGTGGCTCATTAGATCTATCCAACAAAGAAGGCATACATTACAAAGAGTTGTTAGTTCAATCATTGATTTCCAAATCGATTTCTTTCGCGGTGGAATTGGATTTATAAAGCCCTTAACATTGAAAGAGATCGCTGAAAAATTAAACTTACATGAATCAACGATTTCAAGAATCACAACCAATAAATACATACAAACCAATTGGGGAATTTTTGAATTAAAATGGTTTTTTTCTTCAGGTGTGAAATCCTTGGAAGGCGGTAAGGAAAGTTCCAAAAAGATACATGAAATCATTCGCAACTTAGTAAAAGATGAAGATGAGAAAAATCCACTCTCTGACCAAGATATCGTTGACCTCATGGAGAAAAAAGGTATTGAAATCGCAAGGAGGACTGTAGCAAAATATAGAAAGGTGCTGAAAATCCTTCCTTCTAATCAAAGAAAAAAGATCGGCACTCACAAGGGTTAA
- a CDS encoding CTP synthase, with product MSKTKYIFITGGVSSSLGKGVTVAALGCLLEARGYSVSLQKMDPYINIDPGTMSPYQHGEVYVTEDGAETDLDLGYYERFTKSHLSRKNSVSTGQIYHAVIERERKGDYLGRTVQVVPHITNEIRNRIYTLAREHETDFVIVEIGGTVGDIESVPFLEAIRQMRYEHGSSQVLFVHLTLVPTITAAGEAKTKPTQHSVKELLALGIQPDILICRINKPMTKEMKTKISLFCNVKDQNVISAVDINTSIYEIPIMYKEEKLDEVVLNALGMDTRKLSFSHWENLVKKILNAKKQVKIAVIGKYISLQDAYRSVYESLAHGGIANDTEVVVHKIDPEDIDSKNVKDHLKGMHGILVPGGFGERGIEGKIQAIQYARTKKIPFFGICLGMQCAVIEFGRNVLGYKDANSTEFNPKSNHPVISMIEEQMEIERMGGTMRLGAYPCILKKGSTAYSEYKSEKISERHRHRFEFTLRYKDEYEKKGMNLTGFSPDESLVEIVEIPSHPWFVGVQFHPEFNSKPTEPHPLFAGFIRQASKLAKKSED from the coding sequence TTGTCCAAGACCAAATATATCTTCATCACAGGCGGTGTATCCTCCTCATTAGGGAAGGGAGTCACTGTTGCTGCCCTAGGCTGCTTACTCGAAGCGAGGGGTTATTCCGTTTCTCTGCAAAAAATGGATCCCTATATAAATATTGACCCGGGCACTATGAGTCCTTACCAACACGGTGAAGTCTATGTAACGGAGGATGGAGCTGAAACAGATTTAGACCTCGGTTATTATGAGCGATTTACCAAAAGCCATCTCTCTAGAAAGAATTCTGTTTCTACGGGCCAAATCTATCATGCCGTAATCGAAAGAGAACGTAAAGGAGATTATTTGGGACGAACCGTACAAGTTGTCCCGCATATCACAAATGAAATACGCAATCGGATTTATACCTTAGCAAGAGAGCACGAAACCGATTTTGTCATTGTTGAGATCGGAGGGACAGTTGGAGATATAGAATCTGTTCCTTTTTTAGAAGCCATTCGGCAGATGCGCTATGAGCATGGTTCCTCACAAGTATTGTTTGTTCATTTAACGCTTGTTCCTACGATCACGGCTGCAGGTGAAGCAAAAACAAAGCCTACACAACACTCTGTGAAAGAATTGCTTGCACTTGGTATCCAACCAGATATTCTGATTTGCCGTATCAACAAGCCGATGACGAAAGAGATGAAGACAAAAATATCTCTTTTCTGTAACGTAAAAGACCAAAATGTAATTTCTGCCGTCGATATCAATACAAGTATCTATGAAATTCCAATCATGTACAAAGAGGAAAAATTGGACGAAGTCGTTCTCAATGCATTGGGAATGGATACGAGAAAACTCAGTTTTTCACATTGGGAAAATTTAGTTAAAAAAATATTGAATGCCAAAAAGCAAGTGAAAATCGCTGTCATTGGAAAGTATATTTCTCTCCAAGATGCTTATCGCTCCGTCTATGAGTCACTTGCTCACGGAGGAATCGCCAATGACACAGAAGTAGTCGTTCACAAAATCGATCCGGAAGATATTGATTCAAAAAATGTAAAAGACCACCTGAAAGGAATGCACGGTATCCTCGTTCCTGGCGGATTTGGCGAAAGAGGGATTGAAGGAAAGATACAGGCTATTCAATATGCAAGAACTAAGAAGATTCCATTTTTCGGAATTTGTTTGGGAATGCAATGTGCTGTCATTGAGTTCGGACGAAATGTACTAGGATATAAGGACGCAAATTCCACTGAGTTTAATCCTAAATCAAATCATCCTGTAATATCAATGATTGAAGAACAAATGGAAATAGAACGTATGGGTGGTACCATGCGACTTGGAGCTTACCCTTGTATTCTCAAAAAAGGGAGTACGGCTTATTCCGAATATAAATCAGAAAAGATATCCGAGAGGCATAGACACCGGTTCGAATTCACCCTCCGGTATAAAGATGAATACGAGAAGAAAGGTATGAATTTAACTGGATTTTCACCTGATGAAAGTTTGGTGGAAATTGTCGAGATACCATCTCATCCTTGGTTTGTTGGAGTTCAATTCCATCCTGAGTTCAATTCCAAACCTACAGAACCCCATCCGTTATTTGCAGGGTTTATCCGCCAAGCGAGCAAATTGGCTAAAAAGTCGGAGGACTAA